From Streptomyces sp. NBC_00690, a single genomic window includes:
- a CDS encoding TSUP family transporter, which yields MDWSGGLLAFTAGFAISIVTAPVGVSGAVFLLPVQLSLLQVPSPSVTPTNLLYNVVAGPGALLRYRRRGGLGGRLPRLLIAGAVPGVVLGAVIRVFAIPGPEVFRLLVAALLLPLGLWLCIRTLRPSGQVERPDLGTRSTVWLALAVGTAGGIYGIGGGSLIGPILAGRGMAVSRVAPAALACTFVTSLVGAATYAVLAFAVPGHNIAPNWFLGLVCGLGGLCGGAVGAHLQPRLPETSLRLLLGTLAMALGALYAVQGLI from the coding sequence GTGGACTGGTCGGGTGGGTTGCTCGCGTTCACAGCAGGGTTCGCGATCTCGATCGTGACCGCACCCGTCGGTGTGTCCGGAGCGGTGTTCCTCCTGCCGGTGCAGCTGAGTCTGCTCCAGGTGCCGAGCCCTTCGGTGACTCCCACCAATCTGCTCTACAACGTGGTCGCCGGGCCGGGGGCACTGCTGCGGTATCGCCGTAGAGGAGGGCTGGGCGGTCGACTGCCCCGGCTGCTGATCGCCGGTGCCGTGCCGGGAGTGGTCCTCGGCGCGGTGATCCGTGTCTTCGCCATCCCCGGCCCCGAGGTCTTTCGACTCCTGGTCGCCGCACTCCTGCTGCCGCTCGGTCTGTGGTTGTGCATCCGTACCCTCAGACCGTCGGGTCAGGTGGAGAGGCCCGATCTCGGTACCCGTTCCACCGTCTGGTTGGCACTGGCCGTCGGTACGGCCGGTGGGATCTACGGCATCGGTGGTGGTTCGCTGATCGGTCCGATCCTGGCGGGCCGAGGGATGGCGGTCTCCCGGGTCGCTCCCGCCGCATTGGCCTGTACGTTCGTCACCTCTCTCGTAGGTGCGGCCACCTATGCGGTACTCGCCTTCGCCGTCCCCGGACACAACATCGCTCCGAACTGGTTCCTCGGGCTGGTCTGCGGACTCGGGGGCCTGTGCGGGGGCGCGGTGGGTGCGCATCTCCAACCCAGGCTTCCCGAAACGTCGTTGAGGTTGCTGCTGGGGACCCTGGCGATGGCGCTGGGCGCCCTCTATGCGGTCCAGGGGCTTATCTGA
- a CDS encoding MerR family transcriptional regulator, with translation MRMGEFSRRTGVSQRLVRYYEEQGLLKPSRRPSGYREFTEEDVATVRGIRMLLGAGLNTATIAELMPCMVDDGQTLAPACSGMLPDLNRERERIDEAVAGLLAARDRLDAVIAATALTGGADPEACHAAGAAQRPGDAAVSPLVTHI, from the coding sequence ATGCGCATGGGGGAGTTCTCCCGGCGGACCGGGGTCAGCCAGCGCCTGGTGCGCTACTACGAGGAGCAGGGGCTGCTCAAGCCGTCGCGGCGGCCCAGCGGATATCGCGAGTTCACGGAAGAGGACGTGGCCACCGTCCGGGGCATCCGCATGCTGCTCGGCGCCGGTCTCAACACCGCGACGATCGCCGAACTGATGCCCTGCATGGTCGACGACGGGCAGACCCTGGCACCGGCCTGTTCCGGCATGCTGCCCGACCTGAACCGGGAGCGTGAACGCATCGACGAGGCCGTGGCCGGCCTGCTGGCCGCACGGGACAGGCTGGACGCCGTCATCGCTGCCACGGCGCTGACCGGAGGCGCCGATCCAGAAGCCTGCCACGCGGCCGGTGCCGCACAACGGCCCGGCGACGCCGCTGTGTCACCGCTCGTTACGCACATCTGA
- a CDS encoding NAD(P)-dependent oxidoreductase has protein sequence MTNQQSTSPQHAPVTVLGLGPMGLALAETLGDHGHATTVWNRTPEKADSLVAKGARRARTVADAVSASPVTILCLKDYTTMYAVLESADDALEGRVLVNLNSGTPNEAHAAVTWATSRGAAYLDGAIMVPPPLVGHPESVFLYSGPQDVFDEHRATLASMGNPRYLGSDPSLAVLYNAALLDLMYATINGFLHATALVGSANVSAATFADLALNWFMPSVVDSTLTEQAPDLDKGNYPGDVGTMEMNLNALEHITRTCVEQGVHSDQPRLMKEIAEQAIADGYGGKNYLAVFEVFKKATQVS, from the coding sequence ATGACGAATCAGCAATCAACAAGCCCTCAGCACGCACCCGTTACCGTCCTCGGCCTCGGCCCGATGGGCCTGGCCCTTGCGGAGACACTGGGAGACCACGGCCACGCCACGACCGTCTGGAACCGCACCCCGGAGAAAGCCGACAGCCTCGTCGCCAAGGGCGCCCGCCGCGCGAGGACCGTCGCCGATGCAGTGTCCGCGAGCCCTGTCACGATCCTGTGTCTCAAGGACTACACAACCATGTACGCGGTTCTCGAATCGGCTGATGATGCCTTGGAGGGGCGCGTACTGGTGAACCTCAACTCCGGTACCCCCAACGAGGCGCACGCAGCGGTCACCTGGGCAACCTCGCGAGGTGCCGCCTACCTGGACGGCGCGATCATGGTGCCACCGCCGCTCGTCGGACACCCCGAGTCCGTCTTCCTCTACAGCGGTCCACAGGATGTCTTCGACGAGCATCGGGCGACGCTGGCGAGCATGGGCAACCCTCGATACCTCGGCTCCGACCCCAGCTTGGCAGTGCTCTACAACGCTGCACTGCTCGACCTGATGTACGCGACCATCAACGGCTTTCTGCACGCCACGGCGCTGGTCGGATCGGCGAACGTCTCAGCGGCCACCTTCGCCGATCTCGCACTCAACTGGTTCATGCCCTCGGTGGTGGACTCAACTCTTACCGAGCAGGCTCCCGATCTGGACAAGGGCAACTACCCAGGCGACGTCGGCACCATGGAGATGAATCTCAATGCACTGGAGCACATCACCCGTACCTGTGTGGAGCAGGGCGTTCACTCCGACCAGCCGCGGCTGATGAAGGAGATCGCCGAGCAAGCGATCGCCGACGGCTACGGCGGCAAGAACTATCTGGCCGTGTTCGAAGTCTTCAAGAAGGCGACACAGGTTTCATGA
- a CDS encoding DUF4430 domain-containing protein, whose product MRQTLALRVATLTAVLGLTLTAAPLAHATPAPTTVPTNAPVFVKLTVQGPEGRLFKGLIRTKGHDVTTATGGTHRCDGTNGGQYPTAVPTPTAALDDAARKRHFTWDGTWYSSFDDFSVDTIKGVSGGASAYWNISVNGVPTPVGGCQFRIRTGDHVAFTWTAF is encoded by the coding sequence GTGCGCCAGACGCTCGCCCTCCGCGTTGCGACCCTCACCGCCGTGCTCGGCCTCACTCTCACCGCCGCACCTCTCGCCCATGCGACGCCCGCGCCCACCACCGTCCCCACGAATGCGCCGGTCTTCGTGAAGCTCACGGTGCAAGGACCGGAAGGTCGCCTCTTCAAGGGCCTCATCAGAACGAAGGGGCACGACGTCACCACCGCGACGGGTGGTACTCACCGCTGTGACGGCACCAACGGCGGTCAGTACCCGACCGCCGTACCCACCCCGACCGCAGCACTCGACGATGCGGCCCGCAAGCGCCACTTCACCTGGGACGGCACCTGGTACTCGTCCTTCGACGACTTCTCCGTGGACACCATCAAGGGAGTCAGCGGTGGGGCGTCCGCGTACTGGAACATATCGGTGAACGGCGTACCCACACCGGTCGGTGGCTGCCAGTTCCGCATCAGGACCGGTGACCACGTCGCCTTCACCTGGACCGCCTTCTAG
- a CDS encoding M20 family metallopeptidase, with amino-acid sequence MLTELEELVLCESFSADHQAVARSATTVAAQGSRWLDTAPETLVIGGVTHLRWTFGVPRVLLVGHHDTVWPIGSLSIHPWSVEDGIARGPGVFDMKAGLVQMFHAVGSLDSLDGICILITGDEEVGSRTSRELILESAQGCAAALVLEASADGGALKTVRKGVSRYDIAVRGRAAHSGLQPEKGINAAIEAAHQILALAELDALMREGRPHGPEATTITPTLVSAGTSGNTVPDLATIRVDVRAASAAALTRVDELIRTLTVRTPGAHLTVEGGPHRPPLEHGSSAALFTSAQQAAARLGMEPLRAAAVGGASDGNLTAGAGVPTLDGLGAVGGGAHADDEHVVVSEMPLRAALLAELISTVRG; translated from the coding sequence ATGCTGACCGAGTTGGAAGAGCTCGTCCTGTGCGAATCCTTCTCGGCCGACCATCAGGCCGTGGCCCGCAGTGCGACGACGGTCGCGGCGCAGGGCAGCCGATGGCTGGACACGGCTCCCGAAACCCTGGTGATCGGCGGGGTGACCCATCTGCGCTGGACCTTCGGCGTCCCCCGGGTGCTCCTGGTCGGGCACCACGACACCGTATGGCCGATCGGCTCGTTGTCCATCCATCCCTGGTCCGTCGAGGACGGCATCGCTCGTGGACCCGGTGTCTTCGATATGAAGGCGGGACTGGTGCAGATGTTCCACGCGGTGGGGAGTCTCGATTCCCTCGACGGCATCTGCATCCTGATCACGGGGGACGAGGAGGTCGGCTCCCGCACCTCGCGGGAGTTGATCCTGGAATCGGCGCAGGGGTGTGCGGCGGCCCTCGTCCTGGAGGCGTCCGCCGACGGCGGGGCGTTGAAGACCGTGCGCAAGGGCGTGTCCCGGTACGACATCGCCGTGCGGGGCAGAGCCGCGCACTCCGGTCTCCAGCCGGAGAAGGGAATCAATGCGGCGATCGAGGCCGCCCACCAGATCCTTGCACTCGCCGAACTGGACGCGCTGATGCGCGAGGGCCGACCGCACGGCCCGGAGGCCACCACCATCACCCCGACCCTCGTCTCCGCGGGCACCTCTGGCAACACGGTCCCCGATCTGGCCACGATCCGTGTCGACGTACGGGCCGCCAGCGCTGCGGCTCTGACGCGGGTGGACGAACTGATCCGCACGCTCACCGTACGGACTCCCGGTGCACATCTGACCGTCGAAGGCGGGCCCCATCGGCCGCCGTTGGAACACGGCTCCTCGGCCGCGCTGTTCACGTCGGCACAGCAGGCGGCGGCCCGTCTCGGGATGGAGCCGTTGCGGGCGGCGGCGGTGGGGGGCGCATCGGACGGCAATCTCACCGCGGGCGCTGGTGTCCCGACCCTGGACGGTCTCGGCGCGGTGGGCGGTGGTGCCCATGCGGACGACGAGCATGTGGTGGTGTCCGAGATGCCGCTTCGGGCCGCACTCCTGGCCGAGTTGATCAGTACGGTGCGTGGCTGA
- a CDS encoding DEAD/DEAH box helicase → MQRPHRTNRSSPSRKRTPTGSGRSGNPRSQGQGGSNGRPRPAPKQDFQLPTTITPALPAVETFDAMELPAPVLKTLTTLGVTEPFPIQAATLPNALVGRDVLGRGRTGSGKTLAFGLALLTRTAGNRATPRQPLAMVLVPTRELAQQVNEALTPYARSLGLRLATLVGGLSIGKQAAALRAGADVIVATPGRLNDLIERGDCRLDRVRITVLDEADQMADMGFMPQVTRLLDQVNAEGQRMFFSATLDRSIDTLVRRYLHDPVVHSVDPSVGAVTTMEHHLLHVHAADKHSVATEIAARDGRVIMFLDTKRSVDKFTKHLLSVGVHAAALHGGRSQPQRTRTLAQFKSGEVTVLVATNVAARGIHVDDLDLVVNVDPPADHKDYLHRGGRTARAGESGRVVTLVTPDQRREMTRLMSDADIAPHTTQVRSGEAELTRITAAQAPSGVPIINVSAPAAQRPKTGSAPFRGRGTRPGQPARAGGASRRSTESRRTAEARKAARVRRSA, encoded by the coding sequence ATGCAGCGCCCACATCGTACGAATCGTTCCTCCCCTTCGCGCAAGCGCACCCCCACAGGCTCAGGTCGCAGCGGCAACCCCCGCTCCCAGGGCCAGGGTGGCTCCAACGGACGCCCCCGCCCCGCGCCGAAGCAGGACTTCCAACTTCCCACCACCATCACTCCCGCACTCCCGGCGGTAGAGACCTTCGACGCAATGGAGCTTCCCGCTCCGGTACTGAAGACGCTCACCACCCTGGGAGTGACCGAGCCCTTCCCGATCCAGGCCGCGACCCTGCCCAACGCCCTGGTCGGGCGGGATGTCCTGGGCCGCGGACGCACCGGATCGGGCAAGACGCTCGCCTTCGGACTGGCGCTCCTCACCCGCACCGCCGGAAACCGCGCCACCCCCCGGCAGCCGCTGGCCATGGTCCTGGTTCCCACGCGCGAACTGGCCCAGCAGGTCAACGAGGCACTCACCCCGTACGCCCGCTCCCTCGGGCTGCGACTGGCCACCCTCGTGGGCGGACTGTCGATCGGCAAGCAGGCCGCTGCACTGCGCGCCGGGGCCGACGTGATCGTCGCCACCCCCGGGCGGTTGAACGACCTCATCGAGCGCGGCGACTGCCGCCTGGACCGGGTGCGCATCACCGTCCTGGACGAGGCCGACCAGATGGCGGACATGGGCTTCATGCCCCAGGTCACCCGGCTGCTCGACCAGGTCAACGCCGAAGGGCAGCGGATGTTCTTCTCCGCCACCTTGGACCGCAGCATCGACACCCTGGTCCGTCGCTACCTCCACGACCCGGTGGTCCACTCCGTCGACCCCTCCGTCGGCGCGGTCACCACGATGGAACACCACCTCCTGCACGTCCACGCGGCCGACAAGCACAGCGTCGCCACCGAGATCGCCGCTCGGGACGGGCGCGTGATCATGTTCCTCGACACCAAGCGGTCGGTGGACAAGTTCACCAAGCACCTGCTGAGCGTCGGCGTCCACGCCGCCGCGCTGCACGGCGGCAGGTCCCAGCCGCAGCGCACCCGCACACTGGCGCAGTTCAAGTCCGGCGAGGTCACCGTGCTGGTGGCGACCAACGTCGCGGCACGCGGCATCCATGTGGACGATCTCGACCTCGTCGTCAACGTCGATCCGCCTGCGGACCACAAGGACTATCTGCACCGGGGCGGCCGGACCGCCCGTGCGGGCGAGTCGGGCCGTGTGGTCACCCTGGTCACCCCTGATCAGCGGCGTGAGATGACGCGACTGATGTCGGACGCCGACATTGCGCCGCACACCACACAGGTGCGTTCGGGCGAGGCCGAGTTGACCCGCATCACCGCCGCTCAGGCACCCTCGGGCGTCCCCATCATCAATGTGAGCGCCCCGGCCGCACAGCGTCCCAAGACGGGCAGTGCCCCCTTCCGGGGCCGCGGAACCCGACCTGGTCAGCCCGCCCGCGCCGGCGGTGCGTCCCGTCGGTCCACCGAGTCCCGCCGCACCGCCGAAGCCCGCAAGGCGGCCCGGGTGCGACGCTCGGCCTAG
- a CDS encoding cold-shock protein has protein sequence MATGTVKWFNAEKGFGFIEQEGGGPDVFAHYSNIATSGFRELQEGQKVNFDVTQGQKGPQAENIVPA, from the coding sequence ATGGCTACTGGCACCGTGAAGTGGTTCAACGCGGAAAAGGGTTTCGGATTCATCGAGCAGGAGGGTGGCGGCCCGGACGTCTTCGCCCACTACTCGAACATCGCGACCTCTGGCTTCCGTGAGCTTCAGGAAGGCCAGAAGGTGAACTTCGATGTCACCCAGGGCCAGAAGGGCCCCCAGGCGGAGAACATCGTTCCCGCCTAA
- a CDS encoding hydrogenase expression protein HypE has product MNGTATTGTETDTVHILWINAGLSCDGDSVALTAAMQPSIEEIVTGALPGLPKVAVHWPLIDFECGPVQGADNFIEWFFKAERGEIEPFVLVVEGSIPNEQIKNEGYWCGFGDDPETGQPITTSEWLDRLAAKATAVVAIGTCATYGGIHAMAGNPTGAMGVPDYLGWDWKSKAGLPIVCVPGCPIQPDNFAETLTYLLYQLAGSAPMIPLDDKLRPTWLFGATVHEGCDRGGYYEQGQFASEYGTPECLVRLGCWGPVVKCNVTKRGWINGIGGCPNVGGICIGCTMPGFPDKFMPFMDAPPGSHISSNASSAYGAVIRRLRTITSKTLDKEPKWRRTGRQLTTGYRSPR; this is encoded by the coding sequence ATGAACGGGACGGCTACCACCGGCACCGAGACCGACACGGTGCACATCCTCTGGATCAACGCGGGCCTCAGCTGCGACGGCGACTCGGTGGCCCTGACCGCGGCGATGCAGCCGAGCATCGAGGAGATCGTCACCGGAGCGCTCCCCGGCCTGCCCAAGGTCGCCGTGCACTGGCCGCTGATCGACTTCGAATGCGGCCCGGTGCAGGGAGCGGACAACTTCATCGAGTGGTTCTTCAAGGCGGAACGCGGCGAGATCGAGCCGTTCGTCCTGGTCGTCGAGGGTTCCATCCCCAATGAGCAGATCAAGAACGAGGGCTACTGGTGCGGGTTCGGCGACGACCCCGAGACCGGTCAGCCCATCACCACTAGTGAGTGGCTCGACCGGCTCGCCGCCAAGGCGACCGCGGTCGTCGCCATCGGCACCTGCGCCACCTACGGCGGCATCCACGCCATGGCGGGCAACCCGACCGGCGCCATGGGCGTCCCCGACTACCTCGGCTGGGACTGGAAGTCCAAGGCCGGGTTGCCGATCGTCTGCGTACCGGGTTGCCCCATCCAGCCGGACAACTTCGCCGAGACGCTCACCTATTTGCTGTACCAGCTTGCCGGCTCCGCGCCGATGATCCCGCTCGACGACAAGCTCCGCCCCACCTGGCTCTTCGGCGCGACCGTCCACGAGGGCTGCGACCGCGGCGGCTACTACGAGCAGGGCCAGTTCGCCTCGGAATACGGCACGCCCGAGTGCCTGGTGCGCCTCGGCTGCTGGGGCCCGGTGGTGAAGTGCAACGTCACCAAGCGCGGCTGGATCAACGGCATCGGCGGCTGTCCCAACGTGGGCGGCATCTGCATCGGCTGCACCATGCCCGGATTCCCCGACAAGTTCATGCCGTTCATGGACGCCCCGCCCGGATCGCACATCTCCAGCAACGCCAGCTCCGCGTACGGAGCGGTGATCAGGCGGCTGCGCACGATCACCTCGAAGACGCTCGACAAGGAACCCAAGTGGCGTCGGACCGGCCGCCAGCTGACGACCGGCTACCGCTCGCCGCGATGA
- a CDS encoding nickel-dependent hydrogenase large subunit, protein MAAKTKAAGDGSGLVEMAWDPITRIVGSLGIHTKIDFKQKKVAECYSTSSVFRGYSVFMRGKDPRDAHFITSRICGICGDNHATCSVYAQNMAYGVKPPHLAEWIINLGEAAEYMFDHNIFQENLVGVDYCERMVRETNPGVLELAERTKAPHAGDHGYRTIADIMRSLNPIEGEFYREALQVSRYTREMFCLMEGRHVHPSTLYPGGVGTVATVQLFTDYLTRLMRYVEFMKKVVPLHDDLFDFFYEALPGYEEVGRRRVLLGCWGSLNDPDHCDFTYQNMTDWGRKMFVTPGVVVDGKLVTNDLTEINLGIRILLGSSYYEDWEGKDLFVTHDPLGNPVDPRHPWNQHTIPAPQKRNFDEKYSWVMSPRWFDGKEHLALDTGGGPIARLWSTALSGLVDIGYIKATGHSVVINLPRSMTKPETTFEWKIPKWSNALERNRARTYFQAYAAAAALHFAEKALAEVRAGRTQTWEKFEVPDESIGCGFTEAVRGVLSHHMVIRDGKIANYHPYPPTPWNASVRDNFGTPGPYEDAVQNTPIFEENSPENFKGIDIMRAVRSFDPCLPCGVHMYVGGGRTLQQMHVPTGLSGLGG, encoded by the coding sequence ATGGCAGCAAAGACCAAGGCGGCCGGTGACGGCAGTGGCCTGGTGGAGATGGCCTGGGACCCGATCACGCGGATCGTGGGCAGCCTGGGCATCCACACGAAGATCGACTTCAAGCAGAAGAAGGTCGCGGAGTGCTACAGCACCTCCTCGGTCTTCCGCGGCTACAGCGTCTTCATGCGGGGCAAGGACCCACGCGACGCCCACTTCATCACCAGCCGGATCTGCGGCATCTGCGGCGACAACCACGCCACGTGCTCCGTCTACGCCCAGAACATGGCCTACGGGGTGAAGCCACCGCACCTCGCCGAGTGGATCATCAATCTCGGCGAGGCGGCCGAGTACATGTTCGATCACAACATCTTCCAGGAGAACCTGGTCGGGGTCGACTACTGCGAGCGGATGGTCCGCGAGACCAATCCCGGAGTCCTGGAACTGGCCGAGCGCACCAAGGCGCCCCATGCGGGCGACCATGGATATCGGACGATCGCCGACATCATGCGCTCCCTCAACCCGATCGAGGGCGAGTTCTACCGTGAGGCGCTCCAGGTCAGCCGCTACACCCGGGAGATGTTCTGTCTGATGGAGGGGCGCCATGTGCACCCCTCCACCCTCTATCCGGGCGGCGTGGGCACGGTGGCCACCGTGCAGTTGTTCACCGACTACCTCACCCGCCTGATGCGGTACGTGGAGTTCATGAAGAAGGTCGTCCCGCTCCACGACGACCTCTTCGACTTCTTCTATGAGGCGTTGCCCGGGTACGAGGAGGTCGGCCGGCGACGGGTGCTGCTGGGGTGTTGGGGCAGCCTGAACGACCCGGACCACTGCGACTTCACCTACCAGAACATGACGGACTGGGGACGGAAGATGTTCGTCACCCCGGGCGTCGTCGTCGACGGCAAACTGGTCACCAACGACCTCACCGAGATCAACCTCGGTATCCGCATCCTGCTCGGCAGCTCGTACTACGAGGACTGGGAGGGCAAGGACCTCTTCGTCACCCACGACCCGTTGGGAAACCCCGTCGACCCCCGGCACCCGTGGAACCAGCACACCATTCCCGCCCCGCAGAAGCGGAACTTCGACGAGAAGTACAGCTGGGTGATGTCCCCCCGCTGGTTCGACGGCAAGGAGCACCTGGCCCTGGACACCGGCGGCGGCCCCATCGCACGGCTCTGGTCCACCGCCCTGTCAGGTCTCGTCGACATCGGATACATCAAGGCGACCGGCCACAGCGTGGTCATCAACCTGCCTCGGTCGATGACCAAGCCGGAGACCACCTTCGAGTGGAAGATCCCGAAGTGGAGCAATGCGCTGGAGCGCAATCGCGCCCGCACCTACTTCCAGGCGTACGCAGCCGCTGCGGCACTCCACTTCGCGGAGAAGGCCCTTGCGGAGGTGCGCGCCGGTCGCACCCAGACCTGGGAGAAGTTCGAGGTGCCGGACGAGAGCATCGGCTGCGGCTTCACCGAGGCGGTGCGGGGCGTCCTGTCGCACCACATGGTGATCCGGGACGGCAAGATCGCCAACTATCACCCGTATCCCCCCACGCCTTGGAACGCCAGCGTCCGGGACAACTTCGGCACTCCGGGACCGTACGAGGACGCGGTGCAGAACACCCCGATCTTCGAGGAGAACTCCCCGGAGAACTTCAAGGGCATCGACATCATGCGCGCCGTCCGCAGCTTCGACCCCTGCCTGCCCTGCGGTGTGCACATGTACGTGGGCGGTGGGCGCACCCTCCAGCAGATGCACGTGCCCACCGGTCTGAGCGGGCTCGGCGGATGA
- a CDS encoding thioredoxin — protein sequence MTADQTGARVQEALDRLTGSGAQEAGEALVRELMAFYDEGLTALVKAVPARDLAPLLDAPAVAGLLVLHELHPEDVGARIDRALTTLAGSEIEFVGFQPDSGTLTLRRAASGCGCGSGATDVEDTIACHAPEVTEIVWRTAPALLQIGTRPPTSAEAR from the coding sequence ATGACAGCGGACCAAACGGGTGCGCGGGTTCAGGAGGCGCTGGACCGGCTGACCGGCAGCGGGGCGCAGGAGGCGGGCGAGGCGCTGGTCCGCGAGCTGATGGCGTTCTACGACGAGGGGCTGACCGCGCTGGTGAAGGCCGTGCCGGCGCGGGATCTGGCGCCGCTCCTGGACGCTCCCGCGGTGGCCGGCCTGCTGGTGCTGCACGAACTGCACCCGGAGGACGTCGGGGCGCGCATCGACCGGGCACTGACGACCCTGGCCGGGTCGGAGATCGAGTTCGTCGGCTTCCAGCCGGACAGCGGCACGCTCACACTGCGGCGGGCAGCGTCGGGCTGCGGTTGTGGCAGCGGTGCGACGGACGTGGAGGACACGATCGCCTGCCATGCACCGGAGGTGACCGAGATCGTGTGGCGAACCGCCCCCGCGCTGCTCCAGATCGGCACCCGTCCCCCGACGTCGGCGGAGGCAAGATGA
- a CDS encoding DUF5947 family protein gives MSGHQGQGAGVRLLRALRAPAPPQPERCAFCAVALVPGHRHLADTEERALVCACTACSLLFQRPGAGDGRYRAVPDRYLTDPGREPGEDVWTTLCIPVSTAFVLHNTALGHPVLCYPSPAGATESELDESTWRSVFADNRLAAILEPDVEALLLRRPRGEQGEYHCFLVPVDICYELVGRMRLHWRGFDGGTEAHRELDAFFAAVADRARPLPKEVAV, from the coding sequence ATGAGCGGGCACCAGGGCCAGGGGGCGGGTGTCCGGCTGTTGCGGGCCCTGCGTGCTCCGGCACCACCGCAGCCGGAGCGCTGCGCCTTCTGTGCGGTGGCCCTCGTACCGGGCCATCGCCATCTCGCGGACACCGAGGAACGGGCCCTGGTGTGCGCGTGTACGGCGTGCAGCCTGCTGTTCCAACGCCCCGGTGCCGGGGACGGGCGCTATCGCGCGGTGCCCGACCGCTATCTGACCGACCCCGGCAGGGAGCCGGGCGAGGACGTGTGGACGACGCTGTGCATCCCGGTGAGCACCGCGTTCGTGCTCCACAACACAGCTCTCGGACACCCGGTGTTGTGCTATCCGAGTCCGGCCGGTGCCACCGAGAGCGAGTTGGACGAGTCGACCTGGCGGTCGGTGTTCGCCGACAACCGCCTGGCCGCCATCCTGGAGCCCGATGTGGAGGCCCTGTTGTTGCGTCGTCCGCGGGGAGAGCAGGGGGAGTACCACTGCTTCCTCGTGCCCGTCGACATCTGCTACGAACTGGTGGGACGGATGCGTCTGCACTGGCGCGGCTTCGACGGCGGTACCGAGGCCCACAGGGAACTCGACGCCTTCTTCGCCGCGGTCGCGGACCGGGCTAGACCCCTGCCGAAGGAGGTCGCGGTATGA
- a CDS encoding DUF6084 family protein — MTDLGFICTGVRADPHAAGPTLVLRLRITADPGTRVHALALRCQLRLQPARRGYSDAEGARLTDLFGERSRWGTTLNPIEFAQVPVMVPGFTSETEVDVVVPCTYDVDIASARYFRSLDEGDVPLLLLFSGTVFSGPAGFQVTPVPWDKEASVGLPVSVWREMIEQHFPGCGWLRLPGDLMDDLLAFRTGRALPSWEATVRTLLDAVEPAGHDGERTAVPTGEGVR; from the coding sequence ATGACCGACCTCGGATTCATCTGTACGGGAGTGCGGGCCGATCCACATGCGGCGGGTCCCACGCTGGTGCTGCGGCTGCGCATCACGGCGGATCCGGGGACGCGTGTCCATGCACTGGCGCTGCGGTGCCAGTTGCGGCTGCAACCCGCCCGTCGTGGCTACTCCGACGCGGAGGGCGCGCGGTTGACCGATCTGTTCGGCGAGCGCTCGCGCTGGGGCACCACCCTCAATCCGATCGAGTTCGCCCAGGTGCCGGTGATGGTCCCCGGGTTCACCTCGGAGACCGAGGTGGATGTGGTGGTCCCCTGCACCTATGACGTGGACATCGCTTCGGCCCGCTACTTCCGGTCGCTCGACGAAGGCGACGTACCCCTTCTGCTGTTGTTCTCGGGGACGGTGTTCAGCGGTCCGGCCGGCTTCCAGGTCACTCCGGTGCCCTGGGACAAGGAGGCGTCGGTGGGCCTGCCGGTGAGCGTCTGGCGGGAGATGATCGAGCAGCACTTTCCCGGCTGCGGTTGGCTGCGGCTGCCCGGTGATCTGATGGACGATCTGCTCGCCTTCCGCACCGGCAGGGCACTGCCTTCGTGGGAGGCGACCGTACGCACCCTGCTCGATGCCGTGGAACCCGCGGGCCATGACGGTGAGCGCACGGCGGTGCCGACCGGGGAGGGCGTGCGGTGA